One Panicum virgatum strain AP13 chromosome 9K, P.virgatum_v5, whole genome shotgun sequence genomic region harbors:
- the LOC120647338 gene encoding subtilisin-like protease SBT1.2: MEVVRLLMIRHSFLLLLLPVLGAAGTPLQTYIVQLHPHEGGGEAVSAAGSRLGWHRSFLERSVAWEQEKRPSSRLLYSYHTVFDGFAAQLADAEAAALRALPGVASVRADRRVELHTTYSYRFLGLNFCAAGAWARSGYGRGTIIGVLDTGVWPESPSFDDRGMPPVPVRWTGVCQGGERFNVSNCNRKLIGARFYSKGHRANYPTNPSEAASLLEYVSPRDAHGHGTHTASTAAGAAVPGASVLGAGAGEARGVAPGAHVAAYKVCWFNGCYSSDILAGMDDAVRDSVDVLSLSLGGFPIPLFEDSIAIGSFRATARGVSVVCAAGNNGPARSSVANEAPWVLTVGAATLDRRFPAYVRLGNGRVLYGESMYPGEIGLKKGGKELELVYAAGGTRESAYCLKGALDKTAIAGKMVVCDRGITGRADKGEAVKEAGGTAMILANTEVNREEDSIDVHVLPATLVGYREAVELKKYISSAPRPVARIVFGGTRIGRARAPAVALFSARGPSLTNPSVLKPDVVAPGVNIIAAWPGNLGPSGLEGDARRSNFSVLSGTSMAAPHVSGIAALIRSAHPSWSPAMVRSAIMTSADITDRQGKAIMDGDGGRADVFAMGAGHVNPARAVDPGLVYDIQPGDYVTHLCTLGYTHMEIFKITHAGVNCSAVLQKNRGFSLNYPSIAVAFKNGAKSAVLQRTVTNVGTPNSAYTVQVAAPPGVKVSVAPTTLSFAEFGEQRSFRVTVEAPSPPAAKDIAEGYLVWKQSGGQGKHVVRSPIAVTWVVE; the protein is encoded by the coding sequence atggaggtCGTCAGGCTGTTGATGATCCGCCActcgttcctgctgctgctgcttccggtCCTCGGCGCCGCGGGGACGCCCCTCCAGACCTACATCGTGCAGCTGCACCCGCAcgagggcggtggcgaggccGTCTCCGCCGCCGGGTCCAGGCTCGGCTGGCACCGCTCCTTCCTCGAGAGGTCCGTggcgtgggagcaggagaagcggCCCTCCTCGCGCCTCCTCTACTCCTACCACACCGTCTTCGACGGCTTCGCGGCGCAGCTCGCggacgccgaggccgcggcgctGCGGGCGCTGCCGGGCGTCGCCTCGGTGCGCGCCGACCGCCGTGTGGAGCTACACACCACCTACTCGTACAGGTTCCTGGGGCTCAActtctgcgccgccggcgcctgggCGCGGTCCGGGTACGGCCGCGGTACCATCATCGGGGTGCTCGACACCGGCGTGTGGCCGGAGAGCCCCAGCTTCGACGACCGCGGGATGCCGCCGGTGCCCGTGCGGTGGACCGGGGTGTGCCAGGGCGGGGAGCGCTTCAACGTCTCCAACTGCAACCGGAAGCTCATCGGCGCGCGGTTCTACTCCAAGGGCCACCGCGCCAACTACCCGACCAACCCGTCCGAGGCGGCGTCGCTGCTGGAGTACGTGTCGCCGCGGGACGCGCACGGCCACGGCACGCACACGgcgtccacggcggcgggcgcggcggtgcCCGGTGCCAGCGTCCTGGGCGCCGGGGCCGGGGAGGCGCGAGGCGTCGCGCCCGGCGCGCACGTCGCGGCCTACAAGGTGTGCTGGTTCAACGGGTGCTACAGCTCCGACATCCTCGCCGGGATGGACGACGCCGTGCGCGACAGTGTCGACGTGCTGTCCCTCTCCCTCGGCGGCTTCCCCATCCCGCTCTTCGAGGACAGCATCGCCATCGGCAGCTTCCGTGCCACGGCGCGTGGCGTCTCCGTCGTGTGCGCCGCCGGGAACAACGGGCCGGCGCGGAGCTCCGTGGCCAACGAGGCGCCATGGGTGCTCACCGTCGGCGCCGCCACCCTGGACCGCCGCTTCCCGGCATACGTCCGGCTCGGCAACGGCCGGGTCTTGTACGGCGAGTCCATGTACCCCGGGGAAATCGGTTTGAAAAAAGGCGGGAAGGAGCTCGAGCTGGtgtacgccgccggtgggaCCCGGGAATCGGCGTACTGCCTCAAGGGGGCCCTGGATAAAACTGCCATCGCCGGGAAGATGGTGGTATGCGACCGCGGCATCACGGGCCGCGCCGACAAAGGCGAGGCAGTAAAAGAAGCCGGGGGCACCGCCATGATTCTTGCCAACACCGAGGTAAACCGGGAGGAGGACTCCATCGACGTGCACGTCCTGCCCGCGACACTCGTCGGCTATAGAGAGGCCGTCGAGCTCAAGAAGTACATCAgctcggcgccgcggccggTGGCGAGGATAGTGTTCGGCGGCACGCGGAtcgggcgagcgcgcgcgccagCGGTGGCGCTGTTCTCGGCGCGCGGACCGAGCCTGACGAACCCGTCGGTGCTCAAGCCCGACGTGGTCGCCCCCGGGGTGAACATCATCGCCGCCTGGCCGGGTAACCTCGGCCCGTCGGGGCTCGAGGGCGACGCCCGCCGGTCTAACTTCTCCGTGCTCTCGGGGACATCCATGGCGGCCCCTCACGTGAGCGGCATCGCGGCGCTCATCCGGTCCGCGCACCCGTCCTGGAGCCCAGCGATGGTCCGGTCCGCGATCATGACATCGGCCGACATAACGGACCGGCAGGGCAAGGCGATCATGGACGGCGATGGCGGCCGGGCCGACGTGTTCGCCATGGGCGCCGGGCACGTGAACCCGGCGCGCGCCGTGGACCCCGGCCTCGTCTACGACATCCAGCCCGGCGACTACGTGACGCACCTGTGCACGCTCGGGTACACCCACATGGAGATCTTCAAGATCACCCACGCCGGCGTCAATTGCAGCGCCGTGCTCCAGAAGAACAGGGGCTTCAGCCTCAACTACCCCTCGATCGCCGTGGCGTTCAAGAACGGCGCCAAGTCGGCGGTGCTCCAGCGGACGGTGACCAACGTCGGCACGCCGAACTCGGCGTACACCGTGCAGGTGGCGGCGCCACCGGGTGTCAAGGTCAGCGTGGCGCCCACGACGCTGTCGTTCGCGGAGTTCGGCGAGCAGAGGAGCTTCCGGGTGACCGTGgaggcgccgtcgccgccggcagccaaGGACATTGCGGAGGGGTACCTGGTGTGGAAGCAGAGCGGCGGGCAAGGGAAGCACGTCGTGAGGAGCCCCATCGCGGTGACCTGGGTGGTGGAGTAG
- the LOC120647339 gene encoding uncharacterized protein LOC120647339: SHCRQSPRDESTRQTAAAAAASPRSGRFEASAMAAGEQQPQLGATRVSSSSSTGSGRLVTPFWKEKYERDARRYWDIFYKRHEDKFFKDRHYLDKEWGKYFEGQDGEKMVLLEVGCGAGNTIFPLLSTFPDIFVHACDFSPRAVDLVKKHKDFRPDRLNAFVCDITSEQLTENMEPSSADIVTMIFVLSAVAPDKMPLVLQNVRSVLKHGGRVLFRDYAFGDLAQERLMSKGQQISGNFYVRGDGTRAYYFSNEYLVDLFSKCGFTLEEICVHNKQVENRSLDLVMNRNWIQATFTLDSSDSQSLNGQHDLHVCEGKENKLVADSSKNKSSNEEIDLSEDFCNMFGTSHNLNEVQIIAIKAKGHDFKIKMLTKEYQHTCKLTGLMLWESAQLMCSLLAENPSIVAGKRVLELGCGSAGICSMVAASSAQFVVATDGDAESLDLLRQNISSNLEPNLLNRIMIRKLFWGNKDDLREVRKLSGNDTGFDCIIGTDVTYNPDAVLPLFKTARELISDKANEDARAAFILSYIQRRVDENSILSNAMAQGFRLVDKWINGVHDSNGIISSWFSGNDVCSAYRNTTLSILYFEL; this comes from the exons AGTCACTGTCGCCAAAGCCCCCGCGACGAGTCGACCCggcagaccgccgccgccgccgccgcctctcctcgtTCCGGCCGATTTGAAGCGAGCGCCATGGCCGCGGGAGAGCAGCAGCCGCAACTCGGCGCCACGCGGgtctcctcgtcgtcctccaccGGCTCGGGGAGGCTCGTCACTCCCTTCTGGAAAG AGAAGTACGAGAGGGATGCGAGGAGGTACTGGGACATCTTCTACAAGCGCCACGAGGACAAG TTCTTCAAAGATCGACACTACCTGGATAAAGAATGGGGGAAATATTTTGAG GGACAAGATGGAGAGAAGATGGTGCTGTTAGAG GTTGGTTGTGGAGCTGGAAACACAATCTTTCCATTGCTGTCCACATTTCCTGATATATTTGTTCATGCCTGTGATTTTTCTCCACGAGCTGTTGACTTGGTCAAG AAGCACAAGGACTTCAGACCTGACCGGTTAAATGCATTTGTTTGTGATATTACATCAGAACAACTAACTGAGAACATGGAACCTTCTTCTGCTGATATTGTAACAATG ATATTTGTGCTCTCTGCAGTTGCACCAGATAAAATGCCTTTAGTTCTGCAGAACGTTAGAAGTGTCCTAAAG CATGGTGGCCGTGTTCTCTTTCGGGACTATGCCTTTGGGGACCTTGCACAG GAAAGGCTTATGTCAAAAGGCCAGCAAATAAGTGGGAACTTCTATGTCAGAGGTGATGGTACG CGTGCATATTACTTTTCAAATGAATATCTAGTCGACTTATTCTCAAAATGTGGATTTACTCTTGAGGAAATATGTGTGCACAACAAGCAAGTTGAGAACCGTTCACTTGACTTGGTGATGAACAG GAATTGGATCCAAGCTACCTTTACCCTCGATTCATCTGATTCTCAAAGTCTGAATGGTCAACATGACCTCCACGTGTGTGAAGGAAAAGAGAATAAGCTAGTTGCTGACTCTTCTAAGAATAAAAGTAGTAATGAAGAAATTGATCTTTCTGAGGATTTCTGCAACATGTTTGGGACATCACACAACCTTAATGAG GTACAAATCATTGCAATCAAAGCAAAAGGTCACGACTTCAAAATAAAAATGCTCACGAAGGAATACCAGCACACATGCAAATTAACTGGCTTGATGCTTTGGGAATCAGCTCAACTCATGTGCAGTCTGTTAGCAGAGAATCCTTCCATTGTTGCAGGCAAAAGGGTCCTGGAGCTGGGCTGTGGTTCGGCTGGCATCTGCTCAATGGTTGCAGCAAGTTCCGCTCAGTTTGTTGTAGCTACAGATGGGGATGCAGAATCACTGGACCTCCTTAGACAGAATATCTCTTCAAATTTGGAGCCTAATTTGCTCAACAGAATTATGATTAGGAAGTTATTTTGGGGTAACAAAGATGATTTGAGGGAGGTCAGAAAGCTTTCTGGCAATGACACAGGTTTTGACTGCATAATAGGCACCGACGTGACCTACAATCCAGATGCTGTACTTCCTCTCTTCAAGACTGCCAGAGAACTCATTTCTGACAAAGCTAATGAGGATGCAAGGGCAGCTTTTATTCTTAGCTACATTCAGCGCCGTGTTGATGAGAATTCTATCCTTTCTAATGCAATGGCTCAGGGTTTCAGGCTTGTGGACAAATGGATAAATGGAGTTCATGACAGTAATGGTATTATTAGCTCTTGGTTCTCTGGTAATGATGTTTGCAGCGCTTACCGAAACACAACACTTTCAATATTGTATTTTGAATTGTGA
- the LOC120648269 gene encoding cell division cycle protein 48 homolog, translated as MADDAAAASCSTATGTSKRAENRLVVEEAKVTTDEYNSICTLHPATMEKLSIYHGDVVLLKGKRRRDTVCVALPDDECGEGKILIGEVARSNLRVRLADVVSVHPCHDARYGARVHVLPLDDTVEGLSGDLFEAYLKPYFVDAYRPVRKGDLFLVRGGMMRSVEFKVVDIDPAVDYCIVANDTEIFCDGDPVRREDEESLDGVGYDDVGGMRKQLAHIRELVELPLRHPQLFKSIGVKPPKGILLYGPPGSGKTLIARAVANETGAFFFCINGPEIMSKMAGESESNLRKAFEEAEKNAPSIIFIDEIDSIAPNRDKTHGEVERRIVSQLLTLMDGLKARAHVIVMGATNRPNSIDPALRRFGRFDREIDIGVPDEVGRLEVLRVHTKNMKLADDVDLDVVAKDTYGYVGADLAALCTEAALQCIREKMDVIDLEDETIDAEVLSSMAITNDHLKTALAGTNPSALRETMVEVPNVSWADIGGLEGVKRELQETVQYPVEHPEKFEKFGMSPSMGVLFYGPPGCGKTLLAKAIANECQANFISVKGPELLTKWFGESEANVREIFDKARQSAPCVLFFDELDSIATQRGGRAGDAGGAGDRVLNQLLTEMDGMTAKKTVFIIGATNRPDIIDSALLRPGRLDQLIYIPVPDEASRLQIFKACLRRSPVAGDVDLGALARFTAGFSGADITEICQRACKHAIREDIEKDMERERQAKEMPEDMAVDCAQEPAQIKAVHFEESMRFARRSVSDADIRKYQAFAQTLQQSRGFGNEFRFPKQPQAPEPAATANADDEDDLYN; from the coding sequence atggccgacgaCGCAGCCGCCGCGTCGTGCTCAACAGCTACCGGCACGAGTAAGAGAGCGGAGAACCGGCTGGTGGTCGAGGAGGCGAAGGTGACCACGGACGAGTACAACTCCATCTGCACCCTGCACCCGGCCACCATGGAGAAGCTCTCCATCTACCACGGCGACGTCGTCCTGCTCAagggcaagcgccgccgcgacaCGGTATGCGTGGCCCTGCCCGATGACGAGTGCGGCGAGGGCAAGATCCTGATCGGCGAGGTGGCCCGCTCCAACCTCCGGGTGCGCCTCGCCGACGTGGTGTCCGTGCACCCGTGCCACGACGCCCGGTACGGGGCGCGCGTCCACGTCCTGCCCCTCGACGACACCGTCGAGGGCCTCTCGGGGGACCTCTTCGAGGCCTACCTCAAGCCCTACTTCGTCGACGCGTACCGCCCCGTCCGCAAGGGCGACCTCTTCCTCGTGCGCGGCGGCATGATGAGGAGCGTCGAGTTCAAGGTCGTCGACATCGACCCCGCCGTCGACTACTGCATCGTCGCTAACGACACGGAGATCTTCTGCGACGGCGACCCCGTCAGGCGCGAGGACGAGGAGAGCCTCGACGGCGTCGGCTACGACGACGTCGGCGGGATGCGCAAGCAGCTGGCGCATATCAGGGAGCTGGTCGAGCTGCCGCTCAGGCACCCGCAGCTGTTCAAGTCCATCGGCGTCAAGCCGCCCAAGGGCATCCTCCTCTACGGGCCGCCGGGCTCCGGCAAGACCCTGATCGCCCGCGCCGTGGCCAACGAGACCGGGGCATTCTTCTTCTGCATCAACGGCCCCGAGATCATGTCCAAGATGGCCGGGGAGAGCGAGAGCAACCTCAGGAAGGCGTTCGAGGAGGCCGAGAAGAACGCGccctccatcatcttcatcgaCGAGATCGACTCCATCGCGCCCAACAGGGACAAGACCCACGGCGAGGTCGAGAGGCGCATCGTCTCCCAGCTGCTCACGCTCATGGACGGGCTCAAGGCGCGCGCGCACGTCATCGTCATGGGCGCCACCAACCGCCCCAACAGCATCGACCCCGCCCTGCGGCGGTTCGGGAGGTTCGACCGCGAGATCGACATCGGCGTGCCGGACGAGGTCGGCCGCCTCGAGGTGCTGCGCGTCCACACCAAAAACATGAagctcgccgacgacgtcgaccTCGACGTCGTCGCCAAGGACACGTACGGCTACGTCGGCGCCGACCTGGCCGCCCTCTGCACCGAGGCTGCCCTGCAGTGCATCAGGGAGAAGATGGACGTGATCGACCTCGAGGACGAGACGATTGACGCGGAGGTTCTCAGCTCCATGGCCATCACCAACGACCACCTCAAGACTGCCCTCGCCGGCACCAACCCGTCGGCTCTGCGCGAGACCATGGTCGAGGTGCCTAATGTCAGCTGGGCGGACATTGGCGGCCTCGAGGGCGTCAAGCGGGAGCTCCAGGAAACCGTGCAGTACCCCGTCGAGCACCCGGAGAAGTTCGAGAAGTTCGGCATGTCCCCTTCCATGGGAGTGCTCTTCTACGGGCCCCCTGGCTGCGGCAAGACGCTGCTCGCCAAGGCGATCGCGAACGAGTGCCAGGCCAACTTCATCAGCGTCAAGGGCCCCGAGCTGCTGACCAAGTGGTTCGGCGAGAGCGAGGCCAACGTCCGCGAGATCTTCGACAAGGCGCGCCAGTCCGCGCCGTGCGTCCTCTTCTTCGACGAGCTCGACTCGATCGCGacgcagcggggcggccgcgcgggggacgccggcggcgccggggacaGGGTCCTCAACCAGCTGCTCACCGAGATGGACGGCATGACCGCCAAGAAGACGGTGTTCATCATCGGCGCCACCAACCGGCCGGACATCATCGACTCGGCGCTgctccgccccggccgcctGGACCAGCTCATCTACATCCCGGTGCCGGACGAGGCCTCGCGGCTCCAGATCTTCAAGGCGTGCCTGAGGAGGtcccccgtcgccggcgacgtcgacCTCGGCGCGCTGGCCAGGTTCACGGCGGGCTTCAGCGGCGCCGACATCACCGAGATTTGCCAGAGGGCGTGCAAGCACGCCATCCGCGAGGACATCGAGAAGGACATGGAGCGGGAAAGGCAGGCCAAGGAGATGCCGGAGGACATGGCGGTGGACTGCGCCCAGGAGCCGGCGCAGATCAAGGCCGTCCACTTTGAGGAGTCGATGAGGTTCGCGAGGAGGAGCGTCAGCGACGCGGACATCCGCAAGTACCAGGCGTTCGCGCAGACATTGCAGCAGTCGAGGGGCTTCGGCAACGAGTTCCGCTTCCCCAAGCAGCCCCAGGCGCCGGAGCCTGCTGCCACGGCCAACGCCGACGACGAGGATGATCTCTACAACTGA